tcgtattttaatcaaaggtaaacaaatgattgagacagagGACGATTTTTTATTTTTCCCAAAAAATtgtgattttggtaaaatgttgTGGTAGTGCCTATGTTATGATCATGAGTAAAAACTGCTTGCTATTTGAGTAATCTGTACATTTTGAATTTGTTGTTACCATATTTGTACATGGatgtagtagtagtagtgttTAGAAGAAAATATCTGATTGTGATATAGTACTAAGTTCCACTAATAATTGGTTTTGCTGTTGTTTGTCACAGGTTGTTGAGGGGTGATATAGTACTAAGTTCCACTAATAATTGGTTTTGCTGTTGTTTGTCACAGGTTGTTGGGGGGTTTGATTAGTGATTATTGTTGATTGAAGGCTGGTCCCTCAATGCTAAATTTCGCCCGGACGAGAACTCAACCTAGAAACGGTAGATCTTTGCCTCTAGTAGGTATGTACTATGTATCCTTCAACCTCGTATTTATCGTATTTTTTTTTATAGTTTATTTACCGTAATTATTTTCTTCTTAAtgtcatattttgttgtttaaatgtCTAAAGATATATCCGGCTTTGTTTGGTTACCCACTTGTGAGTTCTCTGGTCAATGGTTAGACAGTGTCCTTTTCAAATTGAGCGAGTCGTGCTTATTATAACTGAACTGTTCGACTCATTTTAGCTCATTATACCCTATATTACCGGAGCAAGTTCTTATCAAAGTAGTTCTAAATATCTCCTTTGATGAAACactcgacatgtattaatatcgTAGTCAAATGTTCTCCTCCGCGGAGTTCAAACTGAATTGAGTTAAGTTGAACCAGATAGAATTTAGTAGAAATCAAAGAACTAAATGTGGAAGACAAAGCTATGGCCTATGGGGGATGGTTAACTCATCAGTGGCGACTTGTTATATTTTACGGGTCGCCTAATAATGTGAGTGGCCCAGTGTCATACCCGTATTTTAGTTATCTGTACAACAATTTTATATGTAAGTTTTAATTTTGAAGTCATTATTTGATATGTTTCTCTTTAATCTTCGGTGAGTAGGCATGGATTTTGCTGATTCGAAGCGAAAGAGCAATGTTATAGGAAAGATACTTGTAGCAACTGGATTATTTGCATTTTGCCTTCTTATGGTTAAACAGTCTCCAGCTTTTAACACCCCAAGTCATGTAAGTTAATCACTGTTTTTGTTTTTCCTACTGTAGTAGACAGTTTTCTATTAAGTCCATGGACGTGGTTCTACATTGATGCATGATAAATGACATGATACTTATATAGTTATATTAAGAGCCTTTTGGAGTTCAGCTATCTTGGACAGAAGGAATTCTGAAAACATTTCCAATCTTGCCAATTTATCATAAAACGACAACCAGAAAAACATTACCCATTGCTCTAAGGACTTTCGCAAATGGCAGGGTACGGTCATACGTAGCCTTACACTTGTGTTAACAACACAAAGAAGTTGGTTTTGGATGAACCGGAAAGGAAATTGCAGAGAATGAGTTGCTTTGAGTGACTACTACGTTACAATAAAAAAAGTGCAACCAATTTAGTTAGAGATTGATTTATTCTATCATAATCCATAACCAAAAGAATTTTTGGCTCCACAGATCCaaaagatttgattttttttccatatttccaatggagccaaagagtCGTTACTCTTTGGTTTTAGATTATgatgaaataaatcaaaatggctaaCTAAAGTGGCTCCCCCCTAcctcgcaatttgcgggagccattgaggcaccgGAGTAATGTCGTTGTATTGGAGTAAACTTTAACCTGAACCACATTTTAAACATTATTTAAGGGAAACAGTTTTCACCAGCCTGAGCTTATATTTTTCTGTGAGTGTTTCTCTTTTCACCTGTCAGATCTTTCGAAAGCATGATCACATGTTCACTTTGAGGGATTGCCAATGTTTTCCTCTCTTGAGGCTGTACTGGATTCTGTAATTTTGAAATAATTCATTGACATCTATTGTGCTTACATCTATTTCATTTCTAATTTTCCTCCAGTTTTCCCGCCATGAAGCTGGTGTAACTCATGTCCTAGTTACTGGAGGTGCTGGCTTTATCGGTTCTCATGCAGCATTGCGACTTTTAAAGGATTCATATCGAGTGACCATTGTGGTATCTTTCCCTTCCCATATTTTTATTCACTGCCTATTCAATCAACCCATCAACCCGTGTTTCTCATAAAAGGCTTTGTTTATCAGGACAATCTTTCTCGTGGAAATCTAGCTGCCGTTAAGATTTTGCAACAGCTGTTTCCAGAACCGGGGAGACTTCAGTTTGTATATGCTGATCTGGGAGATGCCAGTGCTGTATCCTTTTCTTGGGTtgcaatgattttttttttaaatctataTTATGATTTTTGTAGCTCTAAGTTGAAGCCCATTCCTTTTTAATTAGATCCAATACTCTTCTTATATCTGGATTTTCTCCCCTGGACGTTATCTGAATCAAAATACAAAGATCAAATTAAATTAATAATATGCTGTCTGTCTGTCTGTCTGTCTTAAGAACGATATAGAATTTGATTGTCTATTGCACTTCCTTAACGGTAATGTCAGGTGAACAAACTTTTCTCAGAGAATGCCTTTGATGCCGTGATGCATTTTGCTGCAGTAGCTTATGTTGGGGAGAGCACTATGGACCCTCTTAGGTATTTCTTATACCATCCAACATCCCAAGATGATTAGTTTACTCCCAAATTAAGGGATTTATGGATCAATTAGGTTTTGTGTTCTTAATTTTTTTGTATCCGATAGCAAGCTGAAAAAGCTTCCTCGTCTTTGTGGTCCATGTCTTGCTGGTTATTTTTGTAAAACTAAGGCCTAGTTGTTGTTCTCCTTTGGTCAGATATTATCACAATATCACATCGAACACAATGGGAGTGTTGGAGGCAATAGTAAAGCATAATGTAAAAACATTGATATACTCTAGTACATGTGCAACATATGGTGAACCTGAGAAGATGCCCATTATCGAGGTTACTCCACAGGTAATAATTAAGAAGTTTCGACTACTTTTAGACTTGTAGTCTCTCTTTCAGTCCACGATATACAGTCTTCGTTAGTAGTTTGCAAGTCTTTGTGTCTAACCCTATCACATGCTTATTTTGATACTGGTCCAGGTTCCAATCAACCCGTATGGAAAAGCTAAGAAAATGGCTGAAGATATGATTTTGGATCTCACCAAGCAAAACACAGATTTGGCTGTTATGATCCTAAGGTTTTATTTTTATACTTTATCAAATAACCAAGAACGTTTATTGGTATTTTTATAGGGGTTATTGGTTGTATTTAGTTATTTATCAGCTCCAACTATTTTTTGCTTGGTGTTATTATATGTCAATTGCGGTGCTCAGCCTATTCACTTATTCAGTGTGTCATATGTCGGTCATTTAATTGAATGAAAGACGTTGAAGTAATAGGACTTTATGTTACTTCCACATTTCCCTTTTGCTGCATATCACGTGTCGACACAACACTGGTTCCAACACAACATGATAATTTGACACATCATCCTAGACCCAAAATATGATTATTGTCCGAAAATAGCCGTCTCAAACATGCACCTTTGTTGAGTATTTGAATTTGAGGTTGCGTATCATAGTTCGGGCTGTGCTGTGGTTTTTGAGTTGGTTTCACAATTTCGGAGTCCCCCTGCTGTTATGTCTGCTGTTCCTTGGTATTTCTTTGCATTAACTGTAATTATGTTTGTCCAGATATTTTAATGTAATTGGGTCAGATCCGGAGGGAAGATTGGGAGAAGCGCCTAGACCTGAATTGCGAGAGCATGGTCGAATTTCAGGTGCCTGTTTTGATGCAGCTCGTGGTATTACCCAAGGACTAAAGGTACACTTGTTTGTGTTTACGGTGATAGCGTTTCTAAAGTTGTGAAATAACCATGAGTTGTCAGTGTTCTTCATGGGTTACATAGTTTTTTGGAGCACTGCACTGCATGCTCTTTGCACTGTACCCTAAAGTATCAATCTCCTCCCCTGCCCAAAAACAGTTAAGTCTGTTTTGGCGTGATTTTGCACATATGGCAATCTTTTAAAATCAGGCTTTTATTATGTCCCTGAAGTAATTCGGTATGACATTATGGAAAAAAGTTCGTTCAAAGCCTGTAGACATGAGAACAGTAATAAAAGTAATTAGTAGAAGTATATTTTTCACAATAGCCGTGATAATTCTGTGGTTTACTCATTACTGGATCTTCTTAAAAACAACTGACTGCTGGCCAGATCTGCCTTTATCCCGAGTGAGTGGGGATATGATTGTTAGCGGGGTACTTGGCCAAGTAGCCTCCCATGATTCATTTATGTTCCCCATCCTGTGAAAGACCCCTGTCGGGATGCAACAATAGCTCATAATAGTCTGCTATCTCAATTTTTCATTATATTCAAGGTGGAAGGTGCATAGAGACGATGTGCGCTTTTGGTGACAAGGTGCGATGTCGTGGCTAAAGCGCACTGTTTTGGAAGACAACTTTTATTTTCCAAAAGAAATTTTTTGTCCGAACATCTTTTTTCTTACCTTTTTTTGAAACAAAGTTAAACATTGTCTTCATTCCTGATGGAAAAACAAAGCCCACATAGCTAGTGAAGACCTAATCAGACTAGTAATCTGTGATGCTCGGACTTGGATACGAGGATCCGACATGGGTACGGATCCGAGTGTCGGATCCTTGAAATCTCAAAAATAAGGACTCGGATACGAGgatccaaatttaaatttggactCGGCTAAGTTTTTATTTTTTCTGAAAAAATTGATTATTAgttaaaaaaatcaaagaaaagaaaggaaaagtagTTTGTTCATGTTTAACATGAATGAAGACTTTATTACAGCATTAAATTCATGTCAAGATCACTTCTGATATAGGGCTGCTGTACAAAACAGAGGTTAAAAACAAAACACTCTCACACCGATTTCTCATAGAAGGATCCGTCAAGGATCCATGTCCGGAGCCTGTCCACCGGATCCTCAGGTTCAGGTGAAGAGTCCGAGCATCACAGCTAGTAATGCTACTGACTATATCATCATGATCGCAATCAGAGGACCAAGCTTGTGTTCTTTATACCAACAATAGTTCCAATttccatgattttttttttggtttttaacGAAGGCTGAGGTTTAACGAAGTAAAAGCTAGGGATAGAGGGGCCCAGGGGAATTATTATAAAAGAACTAGAAGAAAAGGTACAAAAACTGCATAGCACCTTATGCAGACATGTGCTCGCTTCTTGCACCTTGAGTGTGGCTTATGCACAAGGTGTGGCTTGGGAACCTGTGAGGCTCTGACCATTGTAATCTTATCGGTGTAGGACCAATGGTTGAAACGAGCATTACACATCTCTCCTATATctgttgattagtttagaaaaGAATGCATGGCTGGCTGTAACATTAATTGATGATTTGTAGGTAAGAGGAACAGATTACAAAACACCCGACGGCACATGTATACGAGATTACATTGATGTGACGGATCTTGTTGATGCTCATGTTAAAGCTCTTGAGAAGGCAATGCCAGGCAAGGTCGGAATCTACAATGTGGGCACTGGAAAAGGTAATGTGGCCCTTCTTTCAAAGTTGTCGTGAATTCGAGATTAAACTACATTACTGAGTGTTAATTATTAAAATGAGGAAACACAAGTTTGAGTTGATGTCATATAAGACACGTAATTCGTATTAAATTATTTTTTGggaatttttctgacattttaggTAGTTCAGTGAAAGAATTTGTGGAAGCATGTAAAAAGGCAACAGGGGTAAACATCAAGGTTGAATATCTTCCTCGTCGACCTGGTGATTACGCTGAAGTATACAGTGACCCTTCAAAGATCAGGGACGAGCTCAACTGGACAGCCAAGTATAATCTCGAAGAAAGTTTACAAATCGCGTGGAGATGGCAGAAGACCCATCGCGATGGATATGCATCAGCGGCCTAATAGCAACAGTTTATGTCGTTAGCAACCCGCTGTGGGACGGATGCTCATATCGGATACCCCGACTGTTAGAGATAACTTTTGAGTGGACTATGAACTGGGAGGGATAGAGGCTGTTAATTTTTTACTTGTTGAAGTTATATTTATTGAGTAGGGTTAAATTAGTTGAGAGCAGTTCAAGATTTGGTAGATCATATGTTTGGCCATTTTGTATGATGCAACAATAAAAGTGATGGCCTTAGTAGTTGGTAGATGATTCGGACCCGGTTTTTCGCCTTAAGTTTACGAAAAGGAAAATGAAAGTATTGGATGGTTTATTGGTAACTAGATATATGTCGCCTTAAGAAAAACTTTTGTAGACttttaccttttgtcacgtagtggccaagtggccaagtgactagcaggtggaaagactgatctaccctcggccgagggacccatggcaggccggcgggccctgttgactccatgccgaggggtcttggatatgagtacgcggatatgcgtcCTTGCATTAATTGTCTAGCCAGGGACAACAAgacaagagacagccgacagtgcGTTGGTTAattttgtctaagtcgttgactgtttgtggatatcttttgaccttgctcaatatgttatGTTGGTCGTGTGgtctgagaatatgccccatcaattacttaaaatataaacacaattaaaaagtcaattttataaaacttttatactccctcttattcattttaactctcccctttTAAAAGGGCACGTAAATTAAGGGGGaagattattttattgtaaagtattgtggtggtgtaaggtaattAGAGAGAGAGGAAAGGTATTATTGtgggggtaagatgattaaaataagtattgttgtgaggtatgatgattaaaataagataaagtatgagtagtgtgaagtattgttgtggggtaaggtgattaaaataagtataaaactttactaaataaggaaagaaggagagttatatgaatagatgaaaagggaaagaacgagagttaaaatgaataggagggagtaatatttaatATTAAAATAACTATTAAAATAACTTTAATTTAATAATTTTGTCAATGACTCAATATGATCAATGTAaacattgaatatgattaaatattgattttaaatatgttacatttaaaaaaaaaattgataaaaaaggCGTTATAAATTATTTCTGGACCCTTATTCTGACCTTAATCCGACCCGTGACGCGTATGACCCGATTTGTATTTTGACTTGACCTGAGACCCGACCCGCCCAACCCGTTTGAGAGGTCTAGTTCACACCCACCCGTTTGGGATTTGGATTGATGTTCGAAAGTGCGACACGGTAATGGAGATACTACTTCTTACCATTTTGATGAGTTGAAGGGACACTGAATATCTTAGATGTACACCGTTTTACGCTTTGGTACTACCATACTACAAACAACCAAAGCTCACCGTTTTACGCTTTGGTACTACATACAACCAAAGTTCACCGATTACGTGTTCATATATGTTCCGACAAACGCCAACATTTAGATTACATTTTTGTTGTACATTGTGACGAGTGAAAACGGTTCGATATCGAAATCAATTGAATACAAAGTCTTAAAAGATTGAACAAAATGCACTCTTTTTAAAATAAAGATCACCACTCCGTATTAGACAAAATCGTTTTTGTACATCCTCTGTAATACCGATGTTTTTTCATATAACCATATGCGTGGGAATCTTTAGATCTGATATAGTTATGAAAGAGATAAATCTTACCTTGTCTAACAAATTGTACGCAATGACCCAACATTCGCTCCACATCAATGAATGATATACAACTATATTACCATCCGATGGTATGTACAAATTAAATCACAAGGAACAAGGTAAAATATAACATAAAAAAGAAGTAGATTGCATTTATATCATTCTATACTTAATACATACTCCGTAAAACGATAACCCATATGTAGGGCTAGTTAACAAACATCACTATAAAAACTTAAAAACAACTTGATATTATATAAACGATAAATAGGATTATACTACCAGTACTGCTTGAACAACAGAACTTAACCACTTACTTTATTTATAGAATGGAGCCATAAAATAATTATGCTATCTCATTTTTCTTATGGAATTAACTTAAAGGTTAATCCCGTCCCTTCgagtttttcttccataagtttaGTCATCTTCTCGACCATGAGTGGTGTGAAATAGTTTCTCCACTCTCCTACCTCTCCTTTCCTAAAATAACTCTTCTTCTCAAAAAACTTATTGATGACTCCACTCTTGTTGACTTCCAATTCCTTCATATTTCCAATGCTACAAAACTCTATTATTTGGTCAATGATACTTTGACTTTCCTCAAATGGAGTAAAAGGCATACCTATAAATTCCGCCACCCTTTTTAAATGGTGTTTCGGGTCATCCTTAAGATCCTCGTACTTAAGAAACAATACTTTTTCGGGATGTTCTAAGCTCATTTTCCAATACGTGATCACGTGCTCGAAAAACGGACCGTGAATGGTCCTGCCTGAACAAAAATCATCAAATAGATCCTCGAAACGAAGTATCTCTTTGCTATTTGTATTCTTAAGGTAGCTCACTGCAAAGTGAAAAAGTGAGGTGAATGTGTCTAAGGGATTCCGACAAATATATAAAAGTCGACAATTAGATGTCCTAATCGATTCAGGGAGCGAGTTAAAGGGCAAGTGGGTGCTAAGAAGTCTTGGAGAGGGAAGCTCAACAAGATGCTGAGGCCGAGGGTATTCAAAAGCCTCTCCGTAAATGTCACTCTCTAGGTTGTATACAAGCTCTTGCGGGTGATTTTTTAGTAAAGGGTTTTGATTAACAGGGTATATTGCACGGTTGACAATTGTGAAAAGTAAAGATTTTAACCATGTAGTGCCGGTTTTTGGTAGGCCGGTAATAATGAGATCACTATCTCGAGCTAGGAAATGTCTTTGAATGAGGAGAATCCGAGCCAGAAACGATTCAGGGATCCAGGAGCCTTGGTAGTTTATTAGTCCAAATTTATTGTTGCTCCAAGGAACTTGTGGAAGGCTTTGTTTGAGGCTATCGTTAACCCGCACAGCCCCAAAATCTCAGGCATAAATGAGTTTTTCTAAAATATGCCATAATTTGTGATTCTATCGTTAACCCGCACAGCCCCACCCCACACCCTCAATAACCCTCACGTCTACATTAATAACTTTCACCTCACCCTCCCTCGGCTTCAACCACCTACTAACCTCCACGGTTCCTCGCTATTCGCCTCTACTAACACCCCACCGGAAAAACCTCACTATCATGCTCAGCCAAACACCTCATCACTCCCTTCACTGAAGAGTTTAGTAACCTCATAGGAAGCAGAAGACATTTAAGAGTATTGAGCTTGAGTGTCGGTGTGTTTATTTTTCATTGATTGTAAATAAGTATGATACATCAGAGAGATTACATAAGTTATAAGTATTTGCAATGTTGGTTATTAACCAACAGACAAAGAGAAAAGCCTACAAAGTACCTACTAGCCTTACTCTATATTTGACTCCAATTTGTACTAGAAGTATGTAAGAACCAAAATCTGATCCTAATCAGATTTTGCTCATACAAAGCGTCTTCAATGAAATTTAGTGATTATTATGTACTATTTTAGTATGCAAGTTGTTTGTGCTTGGACTAGCTTGAGACTTGGACTTGCTTGGAAGCTTGGACTGTTTATCCTCCTCTTTACATCCACCCACTCAAACCCCGCCACTAACGCCACTTTCATCTCCAGACCACCAGAACCTAGCCCCAACCCAGGGGCGAACCCAGAAATAAAAGTTTGGGGTAACGAATTTTTCTGATGTTGTTTTACACTTATGTTAAGTGCATATTTAAAAAATTAGGGTAGTAAAAATcgataattttaaccattttctAGGAATTTGGGGTAGCGAGTGTAATCCTTTGCTACTATGTAGGTTCCCCCTGCCCCAACCCCAAAACCCCGAAATAAATGGAGACTCGTCTCCATATTACATGCACACAGAGGACAAATCACATCACTATTATGCATCTAGCCGCTATATTCGCTTCCGTTGCTAGCGCATCATTGCACAATTGCCACATGTATAACTCCATCAGCCCCCATATGCTCTCGTGCAAGGATCGGCACCTCCTCTCCCATAGCCGGGATCACCCTCCCTGACCGAGTACCAGTAATCCACGGGTCCAGCTAGACCCGTGTTCTTTTCCCGCTGCCAATCCTCATTCGAATCCCCATTTCCAAGACTTCCCTTGCCTCCCAAATTTCCCtttatgattaaatattaattttaaatatgttttatatttaatttatttttatttttttataaaaaaattgttaaaaaaaggCGTTATAAATCATTACTTGgtccgtattctgaccctaacccgacccgtgacccgtatgacccgattTGTATTCTGACTCGATCTAAGGCCCGACCTGTCCAACCCGTTTTACAAGTCTAGTTCACACCCACCCGTTTGGGATTTGGATTGATGTTCGAAAGTGCGACACGGTAATGGAGATACTACTTTCTTACCATTTCGATGAGTTGAAGGGACACTGAACATGTTACATGTACACCGTTTTACGCTGTGGTACTACATACAACCAAAGTTCACCGATTATGTGTTCATATATGTTCCGACAAACGCCAACATTTAGATTACATTTTTGTTGTACATTGTGACTAGTGAAAACGGTTCGAAATCCAAATCAATTGAATACATAGTCTTAAAAGATCGAACGAAATGCAATTTTTTTTAAACAAAGATCACCACTCCGTATTAGATAAAATCGTTTTTATACATCCTCTGTAATACCGATGTTTTTTCATATAACCATATGCGTGGGAATCTATAGATCTGATATAGTTATGAAAGAGATAAATCTTACCTTGTCTAACAAATTGTATGCAGCTGCACATCAATGAATGATATACAACTATATTACCATCCGATGGTATTTACAAATTAAATCACAAGGAACAAGGTAAAATATAACATAAAAAAGAAGTAGATTGCATTTATATCATTTAATACTTAATACATACTCCGTAAAACGATAACCCATATGTAGGGCTAGTGAACAAACATCACTATAAAAACTTAAAAACAACTTGAtattatatactccctctatttttttatatatgactttctcacattttgagacactcccttctctcttcaatatctcttaaaatataaaactaaatattatgatatgtatactcatatgaaagagtttttcgtaaggaatttaatgataccatttttacattttttgaacaaatatatttttgtaaatagtAAAGTCAAAGActtacctcgtaaatgcaaaacgtcatatataaaaaagtggagggagtaaATGATAAATAGGATTATACCACCGGTAATGCTTCAACAGCTGAACTTAGCCACTTACTTTATTTATGGAGTGGAGCCATAGAATAATGACGCTATCTCATTTTTCTTATGGAATTAACTTAAAGGTTAATCCCGTTCCTTCgagtttttcttccataagtttaGTCATCTTCTCGACCATGAATGGTGTGAAATAGTTTCTCCACTCTCCTACCTCTCCTTTCCTAAAATAACTCTTCTTCTCAAAAAACTTATTGATGACTCCACTCTTGTTGACTTCCAATTCCTTCATATTTCCAATGCTACAAAACTCTATTATTTGGTCAATGATACTTTGACTTTCCTCAAATGGAGTAAAAGGCATACCTATAAATTCCGCCACCCTTTTTAAATGGTGTTTTGGGTCATCCTTAAGATCCTCGTACTTAAGAAACAACAATTTTTCAGGTTGTTCTAAGCTCATTTTCCAATATGTAACCACGTGCTCGAAAAATGGACCGTGAATGGTCCTCCCTGCACAAAAATCATCAAATAGATCCTCAAAACGAAGTATCTCTTTGCTATTTGTATTCTTAAGGTAGCTCACTGCAAAGTGAAAAAGTGAGGTGAATGTGTCTAAGGGATTCCGACAAATATATAAAAGTCGACAATTGGATGTCCTGATCGATTCAGGGAGGGAGGCATAGGGCAAGTGGGTGCTGAGAAGTCTAGGAGAGGGAAGCTCAACAAGATGTTGAGGCCGCGGATAGGCAAAAGCCTCTCCGTAAATATCACTCTCTAGGTTGTATACAAGCTCTTGTGGGTGGTTTTTTAGTAGCGGGTTTTGATTAATGGGGTAAATTGCACGGTTGACAATTGTGAAAAGTAAAGATTTTAACCATGTAGTGCCTGTTTTTGGTAGACCGGTAATAATGAGATCACTATCTCGAGATAGGAAATCTCTTTGAATCAAGAGAATCCGAGTTAGAAACGATTCAGGAATCCAAAAACCTTGGTAGTTTATTAATTCAAATTTGTTATTGCTCGAAGGAACTTGTGGAAGGCCTTGTTTGAGGCCTTCAAGTTCTTCTTGGGAGGTTATTGGTATCTCTTTTTGTGTTTCGTTCTTATTCATTGTGAATATGGAGATGATATACACTTGTGACTTCTTGGTGTGTCATACGAGTTATATAGTTGATCACTATTACCGACTGAAGAAAATATCGGTCGGTAATTTACCTAGAGTCGAGTAGCGATTGAGTTTTACATATTACCGATCtaaaatgacccgttattttaaggTCTATAACCGACCCGAACTGGTCAACCCGTTgggtcaaaggtaaatcaaggattttattaaaatattaatatttttatattatatttgaaaaaatagttgaaaaagttatttttttattacttaaaatataaacacaattaataagtcaattttataaatattttataatatttaatattaaaataactattaaaaaaactttaatccaataattttGTCAATGACTCAAtataatcaatgtaaattaaacattgaatatgattaaatattgattttaaatatgttttacatTTTTAAAAGAATATTTTTTTGATCAAAAAAATCGTTAAAAAAAGGCGTTGTAAATGTAGAATACTGAAATCCCTATCTTGGGAGATTATATTATGAACATATATATAGGTACAAGGGCTAACTAAGCATCCTAAATACAAGGCAAGAATATATCTATTATGGAAACTATATAACTAATTGATACACACTATCaaatacaatatttactaatacACCCCCATAGTCGAAGCGGGAGGGGAACAGACGCTTAGGCTGGATCGAAAACGGGTAAACAAATACTTGGGTAGTCCCTTAGTAAAAATGTCGGCGTACTGATATTCAGCTGGAACATGAAGAACCTTGACTTTCCTAAGTTTGACCTGATCGCGAACAAAATGGATATCAATTTCTATATGTTTAGTTCGCTGATGTTGGACCGGGTTGCCGGATAAATAAACGGCGGAGACATTGTCACAATATACAAGACTGGCTGTAAAAATGGGAGCATGAAGCTCAAGAAGCAAGTTCCGTAGCCAGCTTGTCTCGACAACTGCATTTGCGACACCCCTGTATTCTGCTT
This sequence is a window from Silene latifolia isolate original U9 population chromosome 8, ASM4854445v1, whole genome shotgun sequence. Protein-coding genes within it:
- the LOC141596283 gene encoding UDP-arabinose 4-epimerase 1-like, which codes for MLNFARTRTQPRNGRSLPLVGMDFADSKRKSNVIGKILVATGLFAFCLLMVKQSPAFNTPSHFSRHEAGVTHVLVTGGAGFIGSHAALRLLKDSYRVTIVDNLSRGNLAAVKILQQLFPEPGRLQFVYADLGDASAVNKLFSENAFDAVMHFAAVAYVGESTMDPLRYYHNITSNTMGVLEAIVKHNVKTLIYSSTCATYGEPEKMPIIEVTPQVPINPYGKAKKMAEDMILDLTKQNTDLAVMILRYFNVIGSDPEGRLGEAPRPELREHGRISGACFDAARGITQGLKVRGTDYKTPDGTCIRDYIDVTDLVDAHVKALEKAMPGKVGIYNVGTGKGSSVKEFVEACKKATGVNIKVEYLPRRPGDYAEVYSDPSKIRDELNWTAKYNLEESLQIAWRWQKTHRDGYASAA
- the LOC141594606 gene encoding flavonol sulfotransferase-like — encoded protein: MSSASYEVTKLFSEGSDEVLKQSLPQVPWSNNKFGLINYQGSWIPESFLARILLIQRHFLARDSDLIITGLPKTGTTWLKSLLFTIVNRAIYPVNQNPLLKNHPQELVYNLESDIYGEAFEYPRPQHLVELPSPRLLSTHLPFNSLPESIRTSNCRLLYICRNPLDTFTSLFHFAVSYLKNTNSKEILRFEDLFDDFCSGRTIHGPFFEHVITYWKMSLEHPEKVLFLKYEDLKDDPKHHLKRVAEFIGMPFTPFEESQSIIDQIIEFCSIGNMKELEVNKSGVINKFFEKKSYFRKGEVGEWRNYFTPLMVEKMTKLMEEKLEGTGLTFKLIP
- the LOC141594074 gene encoding flavonol sulfotransferase-like, encoding MNKNETQKEIPITSQEELEGLKQGLPQVPSSNNKFELINYQGFWIPESFLTRILLIQRDFLSRDSDLIITGLPKTGTTWLKSLLFTIVNRAIYPINQNPLLKNHPQELVYNLESDIYGEAFAYPRPQHLVELPSPRLLSTHLPYASLPESIRTSNCRLLYICRNPLDTFTSLFHFAVSYLKNTNSKEILRFEDLFDDFCAGRTIHGPFFEHVVTYWKMSLEQPEKLLFLKYEDLKDDPKHHLKRVAEFIGMPFTPFEESQSIIDQIIEFCSIGNMKELEVNKSGVINKFFEKKSYFRKGEVGEWRNYFTPFMVEKMTKLMEEKLEGTGLTFKLIP